The Immundisolibacter cernigliae genome has a window encoding:
- a CDS encoding acyl-CoA dehydrogenase family protein, whose translation MDFRDSPDEAAFRRQARAWLEANAPLRDPHQVEPGVFENWPDAAQMQAARDWQRRKHDAGWAGVFWPPEYGGRGGTIMQQIIWNQEERRVLTPPAVLLMGQGHVGYTLLAHGTAEQKQRWLPPTLRGEYAWCQLFSEPGAGSDFAALACAARREGDHWRIRGEKIWISDGAYADVGFLVTRTDPDGPKHKGLTCFVVDMRAPGVTVRDVRHPNGGSHFSHVRFDDLRVPDADRVGAVDDGWRVALTTLMYERFFVGAWGSSGAFGGPQLRHLIELAGRCEVGGRPALQDDAVRQRLAAFTVRARAIEHMSYRVLTTVSQGGIPGPEGSIVKMEFARLSQEMTNLGLELMGPAAMLDGADAPLAGVFQAALLENPCMRIAGGTDEIQRTIIAERLLGLPQESHVPRDLPFRDLPRGGGWRPMA comes from the coding sequence ATGGACTTTCGAGACAGCCCCGACGAGGCGGCTTTCCGCCGGCAGGCCCGCGCCTGGCTGGAGGCGAACGCCCCGCTGCGCGATCCGCACCAGGTCGAGCCCGGCGTGTTCGAGAACTGGCCGGATGCCGCGCAGATGCAGGCTGCCCGCGACTGGCAACGGCGCAAGCACGACGCCGGCTGGGCCGGCGTGTTCTGGCCGCCCGAGTACGGCGGCCGTGGCGGCACGATCATGCAGCAGATCATCTGGAATCAGGAGGAACGGCGCGTGCTGACGCCGCCGGCGGTGCTGCTGATGGGCCAGGGCCACGTCGGCTACACGCTGCTGGCGCACGGCACGGCCGAGCAGAAACAGCGCTGGCTGCCGCCGACGCTGCGCGGCGAGTACGCCTGGTGCCAGTTGTTCAGCGAACCGGGGGCGGGCTCGGACTTCGCCGCCCTGGCCTGCGCGGCCAGGCGCGAGGGCGATCACTGGCGCATCCGTGGCGAGAAAATCTGGATCTCCGACGGTGCCTACGCGGATGTCGGCTTTCTGGTCACGCGCACCGATCCGGATGGCCCCAAGCACAAGGGCCTGACCTGCTTCGTGGTCGACATGCGCGCGCCGGGTGTCACGGTGCGCGACGTGCGCCACCCGAACGGCGGCTCGCACTTCAGTCATGTGCGCTTCGACGACCTGCGCGTGCCGGACGCCGACCGCGTCGGCGCCGTCGATGACGGCTGGCGGGTGGCGCTGACCACGCTGATGTACGAGCGCTTCTTCGTCGGCGCCTGGGGTTCGTCGGGTGCCTTCGGCGGGCCGCAGTTGCGCCATCTGATCGAACTGGCCGGACGCTGCGAGGTCGGTGGCCGGCCGGCGCTGCAGGATGACGCCGTGCGCCAGCGCCTGGCGGCGTTCACCGTGCGCGCACGGGCCATCGAACACATGAGCTACCGCGTGCTGACCACCGTCTCGCAGGGCGGCATCCCGGGCCCGGAAGGCTCCATCGTCAAAATGGAGTTCGCCCGCCTGTCGCAGGAGATGACCAATCTCGGCCTGGAGCTGATGGGACCGGCGGCCATGCTGGACGGCGCCGACGCGCCGCTCGCCGGCGTGTTCCAGGCGGCGCTGCTGGAGAATCCGTGTATGCGCATCGCCGGCGGCACCGACGAGATCCAGCGCACCATCATCGCCGAGCGCCTGCTCGGCCTGCCGCAGGAAAGCCACGTGCCGCGCGACCTTCCATTTCGGGATTTGCCGCGCGGCGGGGGCTGGCGACCGATGGCGTGA
- a CDS encoding alpha-ketoglutarate-dependent dioxygenase AlkB family protein, with product MPLPDGLLYHLPQFLAPDAASVLLGQLTTSLDWQQHRLKLFGRECLTPRLCAWYGDADARYGYSGQTLEPLPWTAPLAALRQRLEAMLGLPLNGMLANLYRDGADSMGWHSDDEASLGPRPVIVSLSLGATRRFVLRHRRRRDLQTVALALEHGSLLVMAGDTQRHWQHAVPKTRRAVGVRINLTFRYVSRLRAAAGAPVGGSSTTEPARRRASILSNDR from the coding sequence GTGCCCCTGCCGGACGGCCTGCTCTACCACCTGCCGCAGTTCCTGGCACCGGACGCAGCCAGCGTATTGCTGGGGCAACTGACCACCTCGCTGGACTGGCAGCAACACCGGCTCAAGCTGTTCGGGCGCGAATGCCTGACGCCGCGGCTTTGTGCCTGGTATGGCGACGCCGATGCCCGCTACGGCTACAGCGGCCAGACGCTCGAACCCCTGCCCTGGACAGCGCCGCTCGCCGCGCTGCGCCAGCGGCTCGAAGCGATGCTCGGCCTGCCCTTGAACGGCATGCTGGCCAATCTGTACCGTGACGGCGCCGACAGCATGGGCTGGCACAGCGACGACGAGGCAAGTCTCGGTCCGCGTCCGGTGATCGTCTCGCTCAGCCTCGGTGCGACACGCCGCTTCGTGCTGCGCCATCGCCGTCGTCGCGATCTGCAAACCGTGGCTCTGGCGCTGGAACACGGCTCCCTGCTGGTCATGGCCGGCGATACGCAGCGTCATTGGCAGCACGCCGTACCCAAGACTCGCAGGGCGGTCGGCGTGCGTATCAATCTGACGTTTCGTTACGTCAGTCGCTTGCGGGCGGCGGCAGGTGCGCCAGTCGGCGGTTCATCGACCACTGAACCGGCACGCCGCCGCGCGTCGATCTTGTCAAACGACCGTTAA
- a CDS encoding cell wall hydrolase, translated as MKIKTFFAATVLFGGLVAGLFAPPAARAAGREVPPDALRCLALAVYFEAGSEPQTGKVAVAHVVLNRAQHAGFPGGVCGVVQQGGEQRPCQFGWYCDGRSDQPTSSRMWQSAQEVAREVLAGRVDDPTGGALYFAQARATRPAWTKRLTQMARIGGHVFYR; from the coding sequence ATGAAAATCAAGACATTTTTTGCTGCGACCGTGTTGTTTGGCGGACTTGTTGCCGGGCTTTTTGCACCGCCTGCAGCCCGCGCCGCCGGGCGTGAGGTGCCGCCCGACGCGCTGCGCTGCCTGGCGCTGGCCGTCTATTTCGAGGCCGGCAGCGAGCCGCAGACCGGCAAGGTGGCGGTCGCCCACGTGGTGCTGAACCGCGCCCAGCATGCCGGCTTTCCGGGTGGCGTGTGCGGGGTCGTGCAGCAGGGCGGCGAGCAGCGGCCCTGCCAGTTCGGCTGGTATTGCGACGGTCGCAGCGACCAGCCGACCTCGTCCCGCATGTGGCAGTCGGCGCAGGAAGTGGCGCGCGAGGTGCTGGCCGGACGGGTGGATGACCCCACCGGGGGCGCGCTGTATTTCGCCCAGGCCCGCGCAACTCGGCCGGCCTGGACCAAGCGCCTGACGCAAATGGCCCGCATCGGCGGCCACGTCTTCTACCGCTGA
- a CDS encoding acyl-CoA dehydrogenase family protein, which yields MDFAYTAAQTALAGELAALFGRFAAPPRLRAWADAGIAAFDGELWQALADQRWLGLGLTPTHGGRGLGTDELTLAACEAGRALAPVPLVATLLAGEALKAIPRPAQLGALAAGDLRVALCLPPPGRLTPTVSVLDGRVSGALLPVVDGLLADAVLCADAAGNAWLVDLRGDGVRRRQLATLDLAHTAAELVLTDQPALALGPAGPWRDRAAILSAFEQLGGAQRCLDLAVAYARERYAFGQPIGAFQAVKHKLAALHVEIELARANAYFGAYALAEGEPGILAEAAALARASATDIYLLAAQESLHVHGGVGFTWACEAHLHLRRARALEAALGSAALWRERLLGKAAVPAQA from the coding sequence ATGGATTTCGCCTACACGGCCGCGCAAACTGCGCTGGCCGGGGAACTGGCCGCCCTATTCGGGCGCTTTGCGGCGCCGCCGAGGCTGCGCGCCTGGGCCGACGCCGGCATCGCCGCCTTCGACGGCGAGCTGTGGCAGGCGCTGGCCGATCAGCGCTGGCTGGGTCTCGGGCTCACGCCGACGCACGGCGGCCGCGGCCTGGGCACGGACGAACTGACGCTCGCCGCCTGCGAGGCCGGGCGGGCGCTGGCGCCGGTGCCGCTGGTGGCGACCCTGCTGGCCGGCGAAGCATTGAAGGCGATCCCGCGGCCCGCGCAGCTGGGCGCTCTGGCAGCCGGCGATCTGCGCGTGGCGCTGTGCCTGCCGCCGCCGGGCCGGTTGACGCCGACCGTTTCGGTGCTCGACGGGCGGGTCAGTGGAGCGCTGCTGCCGGTCGTGGACGGCCTGCTGGCGGACGCGGTGCTGTGCGCCGATGCCGCCGGCAACGCCTGGCTGGTGGACCTGCGCGGCGATGGGGTGCGCCGCCGTCAGCTGGCCACGCTCGATCTGGCCCATACCGCCGCCGAGCTCGTCCTGACGGATCAACCGGCGCTCGCGCTTGGGCCTGCCGGGCCGTGGCGCGACCGGGCCGCCATCCTGAGCGCCTTCGAGCAGCTCGGTGGCGCGCAGCGCTGCCTGGATCTGGCCGTCGCCTACGCCAGGGAGCGTTACGCCTTTGGCCAGCCGATCGGCGCCTTCCAGGCCGTCAAGCACAAGCTCGCGGCGCTGCATGTCGAAATCGAACTGGCGCGTGCCAATGCCTATTTTGGCGCCTACGCGCTGGCCGAGGGCGAGCCGGGCATTCTGGCCGAGGCGGCGGCGCTCGCCCGCGCCAGCGCCACCGACATCTACCTGCTGGCGGCGCAGGAGAGCCTGCACGTGCACGGTGGGGTCGGCTTCACCTGGGCCTGCGAGGCGCATCTGCACCTGCGCCGGGCCCGTGCGCTGGAGGCGGCGCTCGGCAGCGCGGCGCTGTGGCGCGAGCGATTGCTGGGCAAAGCCGCCGTGCCGGCGCAAGCCTGA
- a CDS encoding aromatic ring-hydroxylating oxygenase subunit alpha — MGATEQPFITKYPTAVPAMGDGPLPVAPYISREFFEREREKVFKRAWLEVARAEDIPNPGDYRVVDIEVLGWSLILTRGEDGQLRGFHNICTHRGNKVAQQKAGNARGFTCGFHGWVFGNDGELKYMAGEEYFPPGTDRCKLGLKPVTLDTWNGFVFIHPQAEPAQTLREFLGGMADQLDPFPFDRCTRIARYEATPRANWKVVLDAFQEAFHAIMVHRASLPKSAAAAPNPSAALTSARFHGPHRSLSAWANPDYRPPEVGMIVGKYGPTFATAKDQFPGINPNRDENWWFDINVVFPNFFCDTGPGWYFTYNFWPISENRTRWTMDIYQLKAEHAGGLLAQEHTKILLRDAVLEDFSTLEATQQMMETGVLTHITISELEIALRHQMHIIDQWLAA, encoded by the coding sequence ATGGGCGCCACCGAACAGCCGTTCATCACCAAGTACCCGACCGCCGTGCCGGCCATGGGCGACGGTCCACTGCCGGTAGCGCCCTACATCAGCCGCGAGTTTTTCGAGCGCGAGCGCGAGAAGGTGTTCAAGCGCGCCTGGCTGGAGGTGGCGCGTGCCGAGGACATTCCCAATCCGGGCGACTACCGGGTGGTGGACATCGAGGTGCTGGGCTGGTCGCTGATTCTGACCCGCGGCGAGGACGGCCAGTTGCGCGGGTTTCACAATATCTGCACCCATCGCGGCAACAAGGTGGCGCAGCAGAAAGCCGGCAATGCCAGGGGCTTCACCTGCGGCTTTCACGGCTGGGTGTTCGGCAACGATGGCGAGCTGAAGTACATGGCCGGCGAGGAATACTTCCCGCCGGGCACCGACCGCTGCAAGCTCGGCCTCAAGCCGGTGACGCTGGACACCTGGAACGGCTTCGTGTTCATCCACCCGCAGGCCGAGCCGGCGCAGACCTTGCGCGAGTTCCTGGGTGGCATGGCGGACCAGCTCGATCCGTTCCCGTTCGACCGCTGCACGCGCATCGCCCGCTACGAGGCAACGCCGCGCGCCAACTGGAAGGTGGTGCTGGATGCGTTCCAAGAGGCCTTTCACGCCATCATGGTGCACCGCGCCTCGCTGCCGAAGTCCGCGGCGGCGGCACCAAACCCGAGCGCGGCGCTGACCTCGGCGCGCTTCCACGGGCCGCACCGTTCCCTGTCGGCCTGGGCGAATCCGGACTACCGGCCACCGGAGGTCGGCATGATCGTCGGCAAGTACGGGCCGACCTTTGCCACCGCCAAGGATCAGTTCCCGGGCATCAACCCGAACCGGGACGAGAACTGGTGGTTCGACATCAATGTGGTGTTTCCGAACTTCTTCTGCGACACCGGGCCGGGCTGGTATTTCACCTACAACTTCTGGCCGATTTCCGAGAACCGCACCCGCTGGACCATGGACATCTACCAGCTCAAGGCCGAACACGCCGGAGGGTTGCTGGCGCAGGAGCACACCAAGATCCTGCTGCGCGACGCCGTGCTGGAGGACTTCAGCACGCTGGAGGCGACGCAGCAGATGATGGAAACCGGCGTGCTCACGCACATCACGATCAGCGAACTGGAAATCGCGCTGCGCCACCAGATGCACATCATCGACCAGTGGCTGGCGGCGTGA